A genome region from Dermacentor albipictus isolate Rhodes 1998 colony unplaced genomic scaffold, USDA_Dalb.pri_finalv2 scaffold_38, whole genome shotgun sequence includes the following:
- the LOC135916949 gene encoding uncharacterized protein, whose protein sequence is MQYSMNRCSNKSTLTLLAENDRPDVFLLYRLSPYWCCLFSMCSTVLLGLTLSLFCARPGSNVKETLRLTSPLMLKFWRRVGLMPSLREHAVSIEVNGRECNGTTTELKPLRAQERFA, encoded by the exons ATGCAGTACAGCATGAACAGATGTTCGAACAAATCAACACTGACGCTGCTTGCAGAGAATGACAG ACCAGACGTGTTCCTTCTGTACCGCCTGTCACCATACTGGTGCTGCCTCTTCTCCATGTGTTCTACGGTACTACTTGGTCTGACACTAAGCCTTTTCTGTG CGCGACCGGGCAGTAACGTCAAGGAGACACTCCGCCTTACGAGTCCACTCATGTTGAAGTTCTGGCGCAGAGTTGGGCTTATGCCCTCTTTGAGGGAG CATGCTGTTTCCATCGAAGTCAACGGACGAGAATGCAATGGGACAACCACTGAACTGAAACCGTTGCGGGCACAAGAAAGATTTGCATGA